The Mangifera indica cultivar Alphonso chromosome 8, CATAS_Mindica_2.1, whole genome shotgun sequence genome has a window encoding:
- the LOC123223677 gene encoding protein SPIRRIG-like isoform X4 codes for MKWVSLLKDIKEKVGLAQSPSTGATTTASASSSRSSVNRENNACAVLRDYASSPARDKHELELDFKRFWEEFRSSSSEKEKEAALNLTVDAFCRLAKQHFNVAQLVTIALNFQKRLLCSLFSLIVNTVTNFDSFDELQEGITPGSNLLTAVEVLVYGMQKTNDFEESLLAKKNCNDDVGQAHQLEIEGSVVHIMKALASHPSAAQSLIEDDSLQLLFQMVTDGSLTVFSCFREGHVPLHSLQLHRHAMQILGLLLVNDNGSTAKYIRKHHLIKVLLMAVKDFNPDCADSGYTVGIVDLLLECVELSYKPEAGGVRLREDIHNAHGYQFLVHFALILASMPQKQAIDSTYSKSPSSKKLVPEGSQALCDVERQDFMGEEDPSLQHLSPTLSRLLDVLVNLAQTGPTESSEGKGSKSSQSKGGGHSRSRTTPADWVGEEMWEQGNGKVKDLEAIHMLQDILLKADNREVQAEVLDRMFKIFSSHIENYKLCQQLRTVPLFILNMANFPQSLQEIILKILEYAVTVVNCVPEQELLSLCCLLQQPITSELKHTILSFFVKLLSFDQQYKKVLREVGVLEVLIDELKQHKFLLGPEQHKGNPAQLERKSSSSSFKKHFDSEDTIISSPKLLESGSGKFPIFEVEGTIAVAWDCMVSLVKKAEANQAAFRSANGVTTFLPFLVSDFHRAGVLRVLSCLIAEDVKQVHPEELGSLVEVLKGGMVTSALGHQYRLQSDAKCDTMGALWRILGVNNSAQKVFGEFTGFSLLLTMLQSFQGEGHPDESFLMVYTKEFTYLLRLMTVGVVDNSINRMKLHSIISSQTFYDLLSESGLLSVDCEKQVIQLLLELALEIVHPPFITSESGRPSDVVESESSCFLLTTPSGLCNPEKERVYNAGALKVLIRSLLFFTPKVQLEVLNLIERLARAGPFNQENLTSVGCVELLLEIIHPFLFGSSPLLSYALKIVEVLGAYRLSASELRVLIRYAIQMRVMNSGYFVVDMMERLVLMEDMVSEDISLAPFVEMDMSKIGHASIQVSLGERSWPPAAGYSFVCWFWFRNLLNSQLKEMELSKVGSSKRRSGSGGQNPERQMVRLFSVGAANNVSTFYAELLLQEDGVLTLSTSNSSSLSFSGLELEEGRWHHLAVVHSKPNALAGLFQASVAYVYFNGKLRHTGKLGYSPSPIGKPLQVTIGTPVTCANVSDLTWRLRSCYLFEEVLTSGCIYFMYILGRGYRGLFQDSDLLCFVPNQACGGGSMAILDSLDAEMTLAPNAQKIDPASKKGDSKADGSGIVWDLERLGNLSLQLSGKKLIFAFDGTCTEAIRAFGTFSMLNLVDPTSAAASPIGGIPRIGRLHGDIYICRQSLIGDTIRPVGGVTVILALVEAAETRDMLHMALSLLACALHQNPQNVRDMQTCRGYHLLSLFLHHRMSLFDMHSLEIFFEIAACEASFSEPKKLEVGHALSPSTSIPEASFSELSLSKFRDEISALGSFGDVDEFSPQNDSFSHISGLENVDMPVETSNCIVLSNPDMVEHVLLDWTLWVAAPVNIQIALLGFLEHLVSMHWYRNHNLTVLRQINLVQHLLVTLQRGDVEVPVLEKLVVLLGVILEDGFLVSELEHVVRFVIMTFDPPELKSQCQIMRESMGKHVIVRNMLLEMLIDLQVTIKPEELLEQWHKIVSSKLITYFLDEAVHPTSMRWIMTLLGVCLSSSPTFSLKFRTSGGYQGLVRVLQSFYDSPDIYYILFCLIFGKPVYPRLPEVRMLDFHALMPSDGGYVELKFVELLESVIAMAKCTFDRLSIQAMLAHQNGNFSQVGAGLVAELVEGNTDMAGELQGEALMHKTYAARLMGGEASAPAAATSVLRFMVDLAKMCSPFSAVCRRAEFLESCVELYFSCIRSAYAVKMAKALSEKTEEKNINDSDDASSSSNTFSSLPQEQEQSLKTSISIGSFPQGQASTSSEDMPADSNYIADDKVEVNVNMAHPESNKSVLENVQTVQSLDGDNFDQVSVASSSNNSNIHNIKGAMNPVPPTDCQSSASLTLIDTPILSEKSNSRVLITPSPSPVIALTSWLSSNHSESKTPLVATPSMESTVSVAGFDPSSGLKSSSHGASSAITCFSVSPNLLLEIDDSGYGGGPCSAGATAVLDFMAEVLSDFMTEQMKAAQVVESILEVVPFYIDAESVLVFQGLCLSRLINFLERRLLRDDEEDEKKLDKSRWSSNLDALCWMIVDRVYTGAFPRPAAVLKTLEFLLSMLQLANKDGQIEEASPGGKGLLSIGKGSRQLDAYVHSILKNTNRMTLYCFLPSFLANIGEDHLLSSLGVLIEPKQKSSSSFSKEDSAVDICTVLQLLVAHRRIIFCPSNLDTDLNCCLCVNLISLLHDQRQYVQNMAVELVKYLLVHRRAAFEELLVSKPNQGQHLDVLHGGFDKLLTGSLSAFLEWLQNSEQTVNKVLEQCAAIMWGQYISGSAKFPGVRMKGMEGRRKKEMGRRSKDTAKLDLRHWEQVNERRYALELVRDAMSTELRVVRQDKYGWVLHAESEWQTHLQQLVHERGMFPMNKTSATEDPEWQLCSIEGPYRMRKKLERCKLRIDSIQNVLDGHLNLVEAEFPKAKNQGGPYASDIDSESFFHHLTDSGKQEEGVVTELYCDSILKEPEDVKDVASVRNGWNDDTASSINEASLHSALEFGGKSSSVSVPISESVQEKCDIGSPRQSSSAKLVEGKSPEDKAFKELLDNGEYLIRPYLEPLEKIRFRYNCERVVGLDKKDGIFLIGELSLYVIENFYIDDSGCIFEKEFEDELSVIDLALGVKKDVSCSTDFQSKPTSSWSASAKTYVGGRAWAYSGGAWGKEKVCTSGNLPHPWRMWKLNSVHEILKRDYQLRPVAVEIFSMDGCNDLLVFHKKEREEVFKNLVAMNLPRNSMLDTTISGLTKQESSEGSRLFKIVAKSFSKRWQNGEISNFQYLMHLNTLAGRGYSDLTQYPVFPWVLQDYESDDLDLSNPKTFRKLDKPMGCQTLEGEEEFKRRHESWDDPEVPKFHYGSHYSSAGIVLFYLLRLPPFSAENRKLQGGQFDHADRLFNSVRDTWSSASGKGNTSDVKELIPEFFYMPEFLENRFNLDLGEKQSGEKVGDVILPPWARGSAREFIRKHREALECDYVSENLHHWIDLIFGYKQRGKAAEEAVNVFYHYTYEGSVDIDSVTDPTMKASILAQINHFGQTPKQLFLKPHVKRRIDRKLPLHPLKHSVHLVPHEIRKSSSSITQIVNVHEKVLVAGTNNLLKPRAYIKYVAWGFPDRSLRIMSYDQDRLLSTHENLHGGYQVQCVGVSHDGQILVTGADDGLVSVWRINKVGQRLLQHLKLEKALSAHTATVTCLHVSQPYMLIVSGSDDCTVIIWDLSSLCFVRQLPEFPAPVSAVYVNDLTGETVTAAGILLAIWSINGDCLAVINTSQLPSDSILSVTSCTLSDWLDTDWYVTGHQSGAVKVWKMIHCSEEESAHSQSKSGSNETGGLDLGGKSTEYRLVLHKVLKFHKHPVTALHIPNDLKQLLSGDSAGHLVSWTLPDDSLRISFNQG; via the exons ATAGAGGGCAGTGTTGTCCATATTATGAAAGCATTGGCAAGCCACCCTTCAGCGGCACAGAGTTTGATTGAGGATGATTCACTTCAGTTACTGTTTCAGATGGTTACTGATGGTTCTTTAACTGTATTCTCTTGTTTTAGGGAAGGTCATGTTCCATTGCACAGCCTACAGCTTCATAGACATGCAATGCAG ATACTGGGTCTTCTTTTGGTCAATGACAATGGAAGCACTGCCAAATATATACGCAAGCATCATCTG ATAAAAGTTCTGTTAATGGCTGTTAAAGATTTTAATCCTGATTGTGCTGACTCTGGCTACACTGTGGGCATTGTGGACTTGTTACTTGAATGTGTGGAATTGTCTTACAAACCTG AGGCTGGTGGTGTGAGGCTCAGGGAGGATATACATAATGCCCATGGTTATCAGTTCCTTGTTCATTTTGCACTAATTCTGGCTTCCATGCCACAAAAACAGGCAATTGATTCCACTTATTCTAAGTCTCCTTCCAGTAAAAAATTAGTTCCAGAAGGTTCTCAAGCATTGTGTGATGTAGAGAGACAGGACTTTATGGGAGAGGAGGATCCTTCACTGCAACATCTTTCGCCCACACTGTCCAGGCTGCTTGACGTCCTTGTGAATTTAGCTCAAACTGGTCCTACAGAATCTTCTGAAGGCAAAGGATCCAAGTCTTCTCAATCCAAGGGCGGTGGTCACAGCAGAAGTCGTACAACACCAGCTGACTGGGTTGGTGAAGAAATGTGGGAACAAGGAAATGGTAAAGTGAAAGACCTTGAAGCAATCCACATGTTGCAGGACATTCTTCTCAAGGCTGACAACAGAGAAGTGCAGGCTGAAGTGTTAGATagaatgtttaaaatattctcTAGTCACATTGAAAACTATAAGTTGTGCCAACAATTACGGACGGTTCCACTTTTTATCCTAAACATGGCTAATTTTCCTCAGTCTTTGCAAGAGATAATCTTGAAAATCCTGGAATATGCTGTGACTGTTGTGAATTGTGTTCCTGAGCAAGAATTGCTCTCACTTTGTTGCTTGCTTCAGCAACCAATAACATCAGAGCTAAAGCATACTATACTTTCCTTCTTTGTAAAGCTCCTATCCTTTGATCAACAGTACAAGAAAGTCCTTCGGGAGGTTGGTGTGCTGGAAGTTCTGATAGATGAACTGAAGCAACACAAGTTTCTTCTGGGTCCTGAGCAACATAAAGGTAACCCTGCTCAGTTGGAGAGAAAATCCAGCTCAAGTAGCTTCAAGAAACACTTTGACAGTGAGGATACTATTATTTCTTCACCCAAGCTTTTGGAATCTGGTTCAGGGAAGTTTCCTATTTTTGAAGTTGAGGGTACAATTGCTGTAGCATGGGATTGTATGGTCTCCTTGGTGAAGAAAGCTGAAGCTAATCAAGCAGCATTCAGATCAGCCAATGGTGTTACcacttttcttccttttttggtGTCTGATTTCCATCGTGCTGGTGTCCTTCGTGTATTGTCATGTTTGATCGCTGAAGATGTCAAACAA GTCCATCCAGAAGAATTAGGTTCGCTTGTTGAAGTTCTAAAAGGTGGAATGGTTACTAGTGCTTTAGGACATCAGTACAGGCTTCAAAGTGATGCCAAATGTGATACAATGGGAGCATTGTGGCGTATATTGGGAGTTAACAATTCAGCCCAAAAGGTGTTTGGCGAATTCACTGGGTTTTCTCTTCTGCTAACCATGCTTCAGAGTTTTCAAGGTGAAGGACATCCAGATGAATCTTTTTTAATGGTTTATACCAAGGAGTTTACATATTTATTGCGCTTGATGACAGTTGGAGTGGTTGATAATAGCATTAATAGAATGAAGTTACATTCTATCATATCATCCCAAACTTTTTATGATCTTTTATCTGAATCTGGTCTGTTATCTGTTGATTGTGAAAAGCAAGTTATACAGTTGTTGTTGGAACTTGCTCTTGAAATTGTGCATCCACCTTTCATAACATCTGAGAGTGGTAGACCATCTGATGTGGTTGAATCTGAGTCATCTTGTTTTCTGTTAACTACCCCTTCTGGTTTATGTAATCCTGAGAAGGAACGAGTGTATAATGCTGGTGCTCTTAAAGTTCTCATCCGTTCACTGTTGTTTTTTACTCCAAAGGTGCAGTTAGAAGTGCTTAACCTCATTGAGAGGCTAGCTCGTGCTGGTCCTTTCAATCAGGAAAACCTTACCTCTGTAG GTTGTGTGGAACTTCTACTAGAGATCATTCACCCGTTTCTTTTTGGTTCATCTCCTTTACTTTCTTATGCTTTGAAGATCGTGGAAGTTCTTGGGGCATATAG GTTGTCTGCATCAGAACTCCGGGTGCTTATAAGATATGCTATACAAATGAGAGTGATGAACTCAGGCTATTTTGTTGTGGATATGATGGAGAGATTAGTTCTCATGGAAGATATGGTCTCAGAAGATATTTCTCTAGCACCATTTGTAGAGATGGATATGAGCAAGATTGGGCATGCTTCTATTCAGGTGTCTCTTGGAGAAAGATCTTGGCCTCCTGCTGCTGGATATTCCTTTGTATGTTGGTTTTGGTTTCGAAATTTATTGAATTCACAGTTAAAGGAAATGGAACTGTCTAAAGTTGGGAGTTCTAAGAGGCGAAGTGGCTCTGGTGGGCAGAACCCTGAACGGCAGATGGTCCGTTTATTTTCTGTTGGTGCTGCTAATAATGTAAGCACTTTCTATGCAGAACTTCTTCTGCAGGAGGATGGTGTACTAACCCTTTCAACTAGCAATTCTTCCTCTTTGTCATTTTCTGGATTAGAATTGGAAGAAGGTAGGTGGCATCACCTTGCTGTTGTTCATAGTAAGCCAAATGCTCTAGCTGGACTTTTTCAAGCCAGTGTTGCTTATGTGTATTTCAATGGAAAGCTTAGGCACACAGGGAAATTAGGATATTCTCCATCTCCAATTGGAAAACCTTTGCAGGTAACAATTGGGACTCCGGTTACTTGTGCAAATGTTAGTGATCTTACTTGGAGACTTCGCTCTTGCTATCTTTTTGAGGAGGTTCTTACATCAggatgtatttattttatgtacatTCTGGGTAGAGGATACAGAGGGCTCTTCCAAGACTCAGATCTTCTGTGTTTTGTGCCTAACCAAGCTTGTGGTGGTGGTAGTATGGCCATCCTAGATTCCTTAGATGCTGAAATGACTTTGGCTCCTAACGCACAGAAGATTGACCCTGCCAGCAAGAAAGGGGATTCCAAGGCAGATGGTAGTGGGATTGTTTGGGATTTAGAGAGACTGGGAAACCTCTCGTTGCAGCTCTCTGGgaaaaaacttatttttgcATTTGATGGAACATGTACAGAAGCTATTCGAGCTTTTGGTACCTTTTCCATGCTTAATCTGGTTGATCCTACGTCTGCTGCCGCTTCTCCTATAGGGG GTATACCACGCATTGGACGTCTTCATGGGGATATCTACATCTGTAGGCAGAGCTTGATTGGTGATACCATTCGTCCTGTTGGTGGTGTAACTGTTATCCTTGCTCTTGTTGAAGCAGCTGAAACCAGGGATATGCTTCACATGGCCCTTTCATTGCTTGCTTGTGCACTTCATCAAAATCCTCAGAATGTAAGAGACATGCAAACATGCAGGGGCTACCATTTGCTTTCTCTCTTTCTGCATCATAGAATGTCATTATTTGATATGCACTCTCTTGAGATCTTTTTTGAGATTGCTGCATGTGAAGCCTCATTTTCAGAACCAAAGAAGCTTGAAGTTGGTCACGCTTTGTCACCTTCCACAAGTATTCCAGAAGCTAGCTTTTCAGAACTTAGTTTGTCAAAATTCCGTGATGAAATTTCGGCACTTGGGTCTTTTGGAGATGTGGATGAGTTTTCTCCACAAAATGATTCATTTAGTCATATTTCTGGGCTTGAAAATGTTGATATGCCAGTTGAAACCTCAAATTGCATTGTTTTGTCTAATCCAGATATGGTTGAGCATGTCTTGTTGGACTGGACATTGTGGGTTGCAGCCCCAGTTAACATTCAAATTGCATTGCTTGGTTTTCTTGAGCATCTTGTGTCCATGCACTGGTACAGAAATCATAACCTCACAGTTCTTCGCCAAATTAACCTTGTTCAGCACTTACTTGTGACTCTACAGCGAGGTGATGTTGAAGTTCCTGTACTGGAAAAATTGGTTGTACTGCTTGGTGTCATTTTGGAAGATGGTTTTCTGGTCTCTGAACTTGAACATGTGGTCAGATTTGTTATTATGACATTTGATCCACCTGAACTGAAATCACAGTGTCAGATAATGCGAGAGTCAATGGGGAAACATGTAATTGTAAGGAATATGCTGTTGGAAATGCTTATTGATCTTCAAGTAACCATAAAACCGGAAGAATTGCTTGAGCAGTGGCATAAGATCGTTTCATccaaattaataacatattttcttgATGAAGCTGTTCATCCTACAAGTATGAGATGGATCATGACTCTACTTGGCGTGTGCCTTTCTTCTTCCCCtacattttctctaaaatttcgCACTAGTGGAGGTTATCAAGGTTTGGTGCGGGTACTTCAAAGTTTCTATGACTCCCccgatatatattatattttattctgtcTAATATTTGGTAAACCCGTTTACCCAAGACTACCAGAAGTTCGTATGCTGGATTTTCATGCCCTGATGCCAAGTGATGGAGGATATGTGGAGTTGAAATTTGTAGAACTGCTAGAGTCTGTGATTGCTATGGCAAAATGCACTTTTGATAGGTTGAGTATTCAGGCAATGCTTGCCCACCAAAATGGAAATTTTTCCCAGGTGGGTGCAGGTCTTGTGGCTGAACTTGTGGAGGGAAATACAGATATGGCTGGAGAACTTCAAGGTGAAGCCCTGATGCATAAGACGTATGCAGCACGTTTAATGGGTGGGGAAGCATCAGCTCCTGCTGCTGCAACCTCAGTCTTGCGATTCATGGTTGACCTAGCAAAGATGTGTTCCCCATTCTCTGCTGTCTGCAGACGTGCAGAATTTCTTGAAAGCTGTGTTGAACTGTATTTTTCCTGCATCAG GTCTGCATATGCTGTGAAAATGGCAAAAGCTCTCTCAGAAAAGACAGAAGAAAAGAATATCAATGATTCTGATGATGCCAGTAGTTCTTCAAATACATTTTCTAGCTTGCCTCAGGAACAAGAACAGTCTCTGAAAACGTCCATTAGTATTGGAAGCTTCCCCCAAGGGCAGGCAAGTACAAGCTCTGAAGATATGCCTGCAGACTCCAATTATATAGCTGATGATAAAGTAGAGGTCAACGTTAACATGGCCCATCCAGAATCAAACAAATCAGTACTAGAAAATGTCCAGACTGTTCAGAGCTTGGATGGTGATAATTTTGACCAGGTTTCTGTTGCCTCAAGCTCCAATAATTCCAACATCCATAACATTAAAGGTGCTATGAATCCTGTCCCACCAACAGATTGCCAGAGTTCTGCATCTCTCACTTTGATAGATACTCCCATTTTATCTGAGAAATCTAATTCCAGAGTTCTAATTACACCATCTCCTTCTCCAGTTATTGCACTGACTTCTTGGTTAAGTTCAAACCACAGTGAATCTAAAACACCCTTAGTTGCCACTCCTTCCATGGAGTCTACTGTGTCTGTTGCCGGGTTTGATCCATCTTCAGGCTTGAAGTCTAGTTCTCACGGAGCCTCTTCTGCCATTACATGTTTTTCAGTCAGTCCAAACCTTCTCCTTGAAATAGACGATTCTGGCTATGGTGGTGGTCCTTGTTCTGCTGGAGCAACTGCTGTGTTAGATTTTATGGCTGAAGTTCTCTCTGATTTTATGACTGAGCAAATGAAAGCAGCTCAGGTTGTAGAGAGCATTTTAGAGGTGGTTCCTTTTTACATTGATGCTGAATCGGTGTTAGTTTTTCAGGGTTTGTGCCTCAGTAGATTGATCAACTTTCTTGAAAGGCGTCTGTTGcgtgatgatgaagaagatgagaaaAAGCTAGATAAGAGCCGTTGGTCTTCAAACTTAGATGCTTTGTGCTGGATGATAGTGGATCGTGTATATACAGGTGCTTTTCCTCGGCCAGCTGCTGTTCTAAAAACATTAGAGTTCTTGCTATCGATGTTACAGTTGGCAAATAAGGATGGCCAGATTGAAGAAGCATCTCCTGGTGGAAAGGGTCTTTTATCTATCGGAAAAGGAAGCAGGCAACTTGATGCTTATGTACATTCAATTTTAAAGAACACAAATCGAATGACATTGTATTGCTTCCTTCCATCATTCTTGGCCAACATTGGAGAAGATCATCTCCTCTCAAGCTTAGGTGTGCTTATTGAACCTAAGCAGAAATCTTCCTCAAGCTTTTCAAAAGAAGATTCAGCAGTTGATATCTGTACAGTTTTACAGTTATTAGTTGCTCACAGAAGAATTATATTCTGTCCCAGCAATCTTGATACTGATCTAAATTGCTGTCTTTGTGTGAATTTAATATCACTTCTCCATGATCAAAGGCAATATGTGCAAAACATGGCAGTTGAATTAGTGAAGTATTTGCTGGTCCATCGCAGGGCTGCATTTGAAGAATTGCTTGTCTCAAAACCAAATCAAGGACAGCACCTGGATGTACTACATGGTGGTTTTGACAAATTATTGACTGGAAGTTTATCTGCTTTCCTTGAGTGGCTTCAGAACTCTGAGCAGACTGTCAATAAAGTGTTGGAACAGTGTGCTGCCATTATGTGGGGACAGTATATATCTGGATCAGCAAAGTTTCCTGGAGTAAGGATGAAAGGCATGGAGGGCCGCCGCAAGAAGGAAATGGGGAGAAGATCAAAGGATACTGCAAAACTAGATTTGAGGCACTGGGAGCAGGTAAATGAACGGAGATATGCGCTGGAGTTGGTCCGTGATGCAATGTCTACTGAGCTGAGAGTTGTTCGTCAAGATAAGTATGGATGGGTTCTCCATGCTGAAAGTGAGTGGCAAACACATCTCCAGCAACTTGTACATGAGCGGGGAATGTTTCCTATGAATAAAACCTCCGCAACTGAAGATCCTGAGTGGCAGCTTTGTTCCATTGAAGGTCCATACAGGATGCGTAAAAAGCTTGAACGCTGCAAATTGAGAATTGATAGCATCCAAAATGTCCTTGATGGacatttgaatttagttgaAGCAGAGTTTCCCAAGGCAAAAAATCAAGGTGGTCCTTATGCATCAGATATTGATTCTGAATCATTCTTCCATCATTTAACTGACAGTGGAAAGCAGGAAGAAGGTGTTGTCACTGAGCTGTATTGTGACTCAATTTTGAAAGAACCAGAAGATGTGAAAGATGTAGCTTCTGTTAGGAATGGCTGGAATGATGACACAGCTAGTAGTATAAATGAAGCAAGTCTTCACTCAGCACTTGAGTTTGGCGGCAAATCAAGTTCAGTTTCTGTTCCAATATCAGAGAGTGTACAAGAAAAATGTGACATAGGATCTCCAAGGCAATCTTCATCTGCCAAACTGGTTGAAGGAAAGAGTCCAGAGGATAAAGCATTTAAGGAGCTTCTTGATAATGGTGAATATTTAATCAGACCTTATCTGGAACCTCTTGAGAAGATAAGATTCAGATATAACTGTGAAAGGGTTGTAGGTCTTGATAAAAAGGATGGTATATTTCTGATAGGGGAGCTTTCTTTGTATGTGATTgagaatttttatattgatgacTCTGGGTGCATTTTTGAAAAGGAATTCGAAGATGAACTTTCTGTTATTGATCTGGCCTTGGGTGTAAAAAAAGATGTTTCTTGCAGTACAGATTTCCAGTCCAAGCCAACTTCATCTTGGAGCGCATCAGCAAAGACATATGTTGGGGGAAGGGCATGGGCCTATAGTGGCGGTGCTTGGGGAAAGGAGAAGGTGTGCACCAGTGGTAATTTACCTCATCCTTGGCGTATGTGGAAACTTAATAGTGTTCATGAGATTTTAAAGCGTGATTACCAGCTACGACCTGTTGCCGTTGAAATATTTAGCATGGATGGATGTAATGATCTTCTGGTGTTCcacaaaaaagagagagaagaagtgTTTAAGAATCTTGTTGCCATGAATCTCCCAAGAAACAGCAT GCTGGACACAACCATTTCAGGTTTGACTAAACAGGAAAGCAGTGAGGGCAGTCGTCTTTTTAAAATAGTGGCTAAATCTTTCTCAAAAAGGTGGCAAAATGGAGAGATCAGCAATTTCCAGTACCTCATGCATCTCAATACCTTAGCAGGACGTGGCTACAGTGACCTGACACAGTATCCAGTCTTTCCTTGGGTTCTTCAAGATTATGAGAGTGATGATCTTGACTTGTCAAATCCAAAAACCTTTCGTAAGCTTGACAAACCAATGGGTTGTCAAACACTAGAGGGAGAAGAGGAGTTTAAGAGAAG ACATGAGAGCTGGGATGATCCTGAAGTCCCCAAATTTCATTATGGTTCACATTATTCTAGTGCTGGAATTGTTCTCTTTTATCTTCTTCGTCTACCACCATTCAGTGCAGAGAATCGGAAGCTACAGGGTGGTCAGTTTGATCATGCTGATCGACTTTTTAATAGTGTTAGAGATACTTGGTCAAGTGCATCTGGAAAGGGTAACACATCTGATGTGAAGGAATTGATTCCAGAATTCTTCTACATGCCTGAGTTTTTGGAAAATAGGTTCAATCTCGACTTGGGAGAGAAGCAATCAGGGGAGAAG GTTGGTGATGTCATCTTACCTCCTTGGGCCAGAGGCAGTGCAAGAGAGTTCATAAGGAAGCATAGGGAAGCACTGGAATGTGATTATGTTTCAGAAAATCTTCATCATTGGATAGATCTCATCTTTGGTTATAAACAGAGAGGGAAG GCAGCTGAAGAAGCTGTGAATGTTTTCTATCATTACACATACGAGGGAAGTGTGGATATAGATTCAGTTACAGATCCCACAATGAAAGCATCTATACTAGCACAAATTAACCATTTTGGGCAAACTCCCAAGCAACTATTCCTCAAGCCTCATGTGAAAAGGCGGATTGACAGAAAGCTTCCTCTTCATCCTCTCAAGCATTCTGTCCACCTTGTTCCACATGAAATACGCAAGAGTTCATCTTCCATTACTCAGATAGTTAATGTCCACGAGAAAGTTCTTGTGGCAGGGACAAACAATTTGCTGAAGCCTAGagcatatatcaaatatgtagcATGGGGTTTTCCAGACCGTAGCTTGAGAATTATGAGCTATGATCAAGACAGACTCCTCTCCACTCATGAGAATCTTCACGGGGGCTACCAGGTTCAGTGTGTTGGTGTCAGCCATGATGGTCAAATTTTGGTCACTGGTGCTGATGATGGGTTAGTTTCTGTTTGGAGAATCAATAAGGTTGGGCAGCGTTTGTTACAACACTTGAAATTGGAGAAGGCACTTTCTGCCCATACGGCTACAGTTACATGCCTTCATGTTAGCCAGCCCTACATGCTTATTGTGAGTGGGTCTGATGACTGCACTGTTATTATATGGGACCTTAGCTCTTTGTGTTTTGTTAGGCAACTCCCTGAGTTCCCTGCACCAGTTTCAGCAGTTTATGTGAATGACTTGACTGGGGAAACAGTGACAGCTGCTGGAATTTTGCTTGCTATTTGGAGCATCAATGGGGACTGCCTTGCCGTGATTAACACATCCCAACTGCCCTCTGATTCCATTCTCTCAGTGACAAGCTGTACGCTTTCTGATTGGCTGGACACAGATTGGTATGTGACAGGTCACCAGAGTGGAGCTGTTAAAGTATGGAAAATGATCCACTGCTCCGAGGAAGAGAGTGCCCATTCTCAAAGCAAGTCAGGTAGCAATGAGACAGGGGGTTTAGATTTGGGTGGTAAGTCAACAGAGTACAGGTTGGTCCTCCACAAGGTACTGAAGTTTCATAAGCATCCAGTCACTGCCCTTCACATCCCGAATGACCTTAAACAGTTACTGAGCGGTGATTCTGCTGGGCATTTGGTATCTTGGACACTACCAGATGATAGCTTAAGAATTTCATTTAATCAGGggtga